The following are encoded in a window of Rosa chinensis cultivar Old Blush chromosome 4, RchiOBHm-V2, whole genome shotgun sequence genomic DNA:
- the LOC112197526 gene encoding rhomboid-like protein 14, mitochondrial, producing MGRVTHTNKRTQQKKLEKRKRKTAKRLDSLECACREQGGKSKSKIKSETLNTMERRGSRSNGMLPLLALHAASEYYRLDRKPPVTAALIAANSLVYLRPAFLEPILPSIHDVWFNPHLILKNKDLKRFLLSPFYHVGESHLVYNMLSLLWKGIKLESSMDSAEFASMVAVLLGMSQGITLLLSKALLVLFDYEKAYYSEYAVGFSGVIFAMKVVLNSQSGNYSYVHGIPMPSRYAAWAELVLIQMLVPGVSFIGHLGGMLAGFLYLRLRSAYSGSDPLTLVLRGVTNVLELPMRFLRRVLPFRRRQVSGRGPVGGSRRGIALADWRCSACTYENSGWLDACEMCGTNRNDNGNRNPMASHPLPQYSRDLTLEELRQLRLERFGR from the exons ATGGGCCGGGTCACGCATACGAATAAAAGGACTCAGCAGaagaaattagagaaaagaaaaaggaaaaccgCGAAGCGTCTGGACTCTCTGGAATGTGCTTGTCGTGAACAAGGAGGCAAATCCAAATCGAAGATCAAATCGGAAACCCTAAACACGATGGAGAGAAGAGGATCCCGATCCAACGGAATGTTGCCGCTGCTCGCACTCCACGCCGCCAGCGAGTATTACAGGCTCGACAGGAAGCCTCCCGTCACCGCCGCACTCATTGCCGCCAATTCTCTCGTCTACTTACGCCCCGCCTTCCTCGAACCCATTCTCCCTTCCATTCACGACGTCTGGTTCAACCCTCACCTCATCCTCAAG AATAAGGACTTGAAGCGGTTCTTGCTGTCACCGTTTTACCATGTGGGAGAGTCTCATCTGGTTTACAACATGCTCTCGCTTTTATGGAAGGGAATCAAGTTGGAGTCCTCCATGGATAGTGCTGAGTTTGCATCCATGGTTGCTGTGCTACTCGGTATGTCCCAAGGGATCACACTGCTGCTTTCGAAAGCGCTGCTGGTTTTGTTTGACTATGAGAAGGCTTATTATTCCGAATACGCTGTTGGGTTTTCTGGGGTGATATTTGCAATGAAGGTGGTTCTCAATTCGCAGTCCGGAAACTATAGTTATGTTCATGGAATTCCGATGCCGTCGCGTTATGCTGCTTGGGCCGAGTTGGTTCTTATCCAGATGTTGGTGCCTGGTGTGTCTTTCATTGGTCATTTGGGTGGGATGCTTGCCGGGTTTCTGTATCTCCGATTGAGGAGTGCATATTCGGGCTCAGACCCACTTACTTTAGTTCTCAGAGGTGTTACTAATGTACTAGAATTGCCTATGCGGTTTTTAAGAAGAGTGCTTCCATTCAGACGGAGGCAGGTATCTGGTAGAGGGCCGGTTGGTGGGAGTCGTAGAGGAATAGCTTTGGCGGATTGGAGGTGCAGTGCTTGTACATATGAAAACTCTGGTTGGTTGGATGCATGTGAAATGTGTGGCACAAATAGGAATGACAATGGCAATCGCAATCCCATGGCGTCGCATCCTTTGCCACAATATTCGCGTGACCTTACTTTGGAAGAATTAAGGCAGCTAAGGTTGGAAAGATTTGGTAGATGA